A window from Bos indicus x Bos taurus breed Angus x Brahman F1 hybrid chromosome 26, Bos_hybrid_MaternalHap_v2.0, whole genome shotgun sequence encodes these proteins:
- the NFKB2 gene encoding nuclear factor NF-kappa-B p100 subunit isoform X2 has product MDSCYDPGLDGIIEYDDFKFNPSIVEPKEPAPETADGPYLVIVEQPKQRGFRFRYGCEGPSHGGLPGASSEKGRKTYPTVKICNYEGPAKIEVDLVTHSDPPRAHAHSLVGKQCSELGVCAVSVGPKDMTAQFNNLGVLHVTKKNMMEIMIQKLQRQRLRSRPQGLTEAERRELEQEAKELKKVMDLSIVRLRFSAFLRASDGSFSLPLKPVISQPIHDSKSPGASNLKISRMDKTAGSVRGGDEVYLLCDKVQKDSIFPVDDIEVRFYEDDENGWQAFGDFSPTDVHKQYAIVFRTPPYHKMKIERPVTVFLQLKRKRGGDVSDSKQFTYYPLVEDKEEVQRKRRKALPTFSQPFGGGSHMGGGSGGSAGGYGGAGGGGGSLGFFPSSLAYSPYQSGAAPMGCYPGGGGGAQMAAETPSVDAGEEAAEPSAPPGTPQREQQTPELLHRAREYNARLFGLAQRSARALLDYGVTADARSLLAGQRHLLTAQDENGDTPLHLAIIHGQTTVIEQIAHVIYHAPHLGVVNITNHLHQTPLHLAVITGQTKVVSFLLQVGADPALLDRHGDSAVHLALRAGASAPDMLCALLRSGVPAMPQLLHVPDFEGLYPVHLAVRARSPECLDLLVESGAEVEAAERQGGRTALHLATEMEELGLVTHLVTKLRANVNARTFAGNTPLHLAAGLGSPTLTRLLLKAGADVHAENEEPLCPLPSPPTSGSDSDSESPERDTRGSFRGHTPLDLTRSSKVKTLLLNAAQDTMAPPLTPPSPAGPEIPLEDTVLQNLEHLLDGPGAQGSWVELAERLGLRSLVDTYRRTASPSGSLLRSYQLAGGDWTGLLNALSDMGLEEGVRLLKGPETQEKLPSTEVKEDSAYGSQSVEQETEKLGPPPEPPGGLCHGRPQPQVH; this is encoded by the exons ATGGACAGTTGCTACGACCCA ggtctggatggcatcattgaataTGATGATTTCAAATTCAACCCGTCCATTGTGGAGCCCAAGGAGCCAGCCCCAGAGACAG ctgATGGTCCCTACCTGGTGATCGTGGAACAGCCTAAGCAG CGAGGCTTCCGATTTCGATATGGCTGTGAAGGCCCTTCCCATGGAGGACTGCCAGGAGCCTCTAGCGAGAAGGGACGGAAGACTTATCCCACTGTCAAG ATCTGTAACTACGAGGGACCTGCCAAGATTGAGGTGGACCTGGTAACACACAGTGACCCGCCTCGTGCCCATGCCCACAGTCTGGTGGGCAAACAGTGCTCGGAGCTGGGGGTCTGCGCAGTGTCTGTGGGGCCCAAGGACATGACTGCCCA ATTTAACAACCTGGGTGTCCTCCATGTGACCAAAAAGAACATGATGGAGATTATGATACAAAAACTTCAGAGGCAGCGTCTTCGCTCCAGGCCCCAGGGCCTTACGG AGGCTGAGCGTCGAGAGCTGGAGCAGGAGGCCAAGGAACTGAAGAAGGTGATGGATCTGAGCATTGTGCGACTGCGCTTTTCTGCCTTCCTTCGAGCCAGTGATGGCTCCTTCTCTCTGCCCCTGAAGCCAGTTATCTCCCAGCCCATACATGACAGCA AGTCTCCTGGAGCCTCAAACCTGAAGATTTCTCGAATGGACAAGACAGCTGGCTCTGTGCGGGGTGGAGATGAGGTTTATCTGCTCTGTGACAAGGTGCAGAAAG ATTCAATTTTCCCTGTAGATGACATTGAGGTTCGGTTCTACGAGGATGATGAGAATGGATGGCAGGCCTTTGGGGACTTCTCTCCCACAGATGTTCACAAACAG TATGCCATTGTGTTCCGGACACCTCCCTATCACAAGATGAAGATTGAGCGTCCTGTAACCGTGTTCCTGCAACTGAAACGCAAGCGTGGGGGGGACGTCTCTGACTCCAAACAGTTCACCTATTATCCTCTGGTAGAAG ACAAGGAGGAGGTGCAGCGGAAGCGGAGGAAAGCCTTGCCCACCTTCTCCCAGCCCTTTGGGGGTGGCTCCCACATGGGTGGAGGCTCTGGGGGCTCGGCTGGGGGTtatggaggagctggaggaggag GTGGCAGCCTCGGCTttttcccctcctccttggcCTACAGCCCCTACCAGTCGGGCGCGGCCCCAATGGGCTGCTACccgggaggcgggggtggggcgcAGATGGCCGCCGAGACGCCTAGTGTGGATGCTGGGGAGGAAGCAGCAGAGCCGAGCGCGCCCCCCGGGACGCCCCAGCGCGAACAGCAAACCCCGGAGCTGCTGCATCGAG CCCGGGAGTACAACGCACGCCTGTTCGGCCTGGCGCAGCGCAGCGCTCGAGCCTTGCTGGACTACGGCGTCACGGCGGACGCACGCTCGCTGCTGGCGGGACAGCGCCACCTGCTGACTGCACAGGATGAGAACGGAGACAC GCCACTGCACTTGGCCATCATCCACGGGCAGACCACCGTCATTGAGCAGATAGCCCACGTCATCTACCACGCCCCACACCTCGGCGTGGTTAATATCACCAATCACTTGCACCAG aCGCCCCTGCACCTGGCAGTGATCACGGGGCAGACGAAGGTGGTGAGCTTCCTGCTGCAGGTGGGCGCAGACCCAGCACTGCTGGATCGGCATGGAGACTCAGCAGTGCACCTGGCACTCCGGGCAGGTGCCAGCGCCCCCGACATGCTGTGCGCCCTGCTGCGGAGTGGGGTTCCTGCCATGCCCCAACTGCTGCATGTACCCGACTTCGAAG GGCTATACCCAGTCCACCTGGCAGTCCGTGCCCGAAGCCCCGAATGCCTCGATCTGCTGGTGGAGAGTGGGGCTGAAGTGGAGGCTGCAGAGCGGCAGGGGGGCCGGACAGCCCTGCATCTAGCCACAGAGATGGAGGAGCTGGGGTTGGTCACCCATCTCGTCACCAAG CTCCGGGCCAACGTGAATGCCCGCACCTTTGCGGGAAACACACCCCTACACTTGGCAGCTGGACTGGGATCCCCAACCCTCACCCGCCTCCTTCTGAAGGCTG GTGCTGACGTCCACGCAGAGAACGAGGAGCCCCTGTGCCCACTGCCTTCGCCTCCCACCTCTGGTAGTGACTCAGATTCCGAGAGCCCTGAGAGGGACACCCGAGGCAGCTTCCGGGGCCACACACCTCTTGACCTCACTCGCAGCAGCAAG GTGAAGACCTTGCTGCTAAATGCTGCTCAGGACACCATGGCGCCGCCGCTGACCCCGCCCAGCCCTGCAG GGCCAGAGATACCCCTTGAAGATACAGTCCTACAGAACCTGGAGCATCTGCTTGATGGGCCAGGAGCCCAGGGCAGCTGGGTGGAGCTGGCAGAACGGCTGGGGTTGCGCAGTCTGGTGGACACGTATCGAAGGACAGCCTCGCCCAGTGGCAGCCTCCTGCGCAGTTACCAG cTGGCTGGTGGCGACTGGACGGGCCTGCTGAATGCTCTGTCTGACAtgggcctggaggagggggtgaggCTGCTGAAGGGTCCAGAGACCCAGGAAAAGCTGCCCAGCACAG AGGTGAAGGAGGACAGTGCCTATGGGAGCCAGTCGGTGGAACAGGAAACAGAGAAGCTGGGCCcaccccctgagccaccaggagggcTCTGCCACGGGCGGCCCCAGCCTCAGGTGCACTGA
- the NFKB2 gene encoding nuclear factor NF-kappa-B p100 subunit isoform X1 — protein MDSCYDPGLDGIIEYDDFKFNPSIVEPKEPAPETADGPYLVIVEQPKQRGFRFRYGCEGPSHGGLPGASSEKGRKTYPTVKICNYEGPAKIEVDLVTHSDPPRAHAHSLVGKQCSELGVCAVSVGPKDMTAQFNNLGVLHVTKKNMMEIMIQKLQRQRLRSRPQGLTEAERRELEQEAKELKKVMDLSIVRLRFSAFLRASDGSFSLPLKPVISQPIHDSKSPGASNLKISRMDKTAGSVRGGDEVYLLCDKVQKDSIFPVDDIEVRFYEDDENGWQAFGDFSPTDVHKQYAIVFRTPPYHKMKIERPVTVFLQLKRKRGGDVSDSKQFTYYPLVEDKEEVQRKRRKALPTFSQPFGGGSHMGGGSGGSAGGYGGAGGGGGSLGFFPSSLAYSPYQSGAAPMGCYPGGGGGAQMAAETPSVDAGEEAAEPSAPPGTPQREQQTPELLHRAREYNARLFGLAQRSARALLDYGVTADARSLLAGQRHLLTAQDENGDTPLHLAIIHGQTTVIEQIAHVIYHAPHLGVVNITNHLHQTPLHLAVITGQTKVVSFLLQVGADPALLDRHGDSAVHLALRAGASAPDMLCALLRSGVPAMPQLLHVPDFEGLYPVHLAVRARSPECLDLLVESGAEVEAAERQGGRTALHLATEMEELGLVTHLVTKLRANVNARTFAGNTPLHLAAGLGSPTLTRLLLKAGADVHAENEEPLCPLPSPPTSGSDSDSESPERDTRGSFRGHTPLDLTRSSKVKTLLLNAAQDTMAPPLTPPSPAGPEIPLEDTVLQNLEHLLDGPGAQGSWVELAERLGLRSLVDTYRRTASPSGSLLRSYQLAGGDWTGLLNALSDMGLEEGVRLLKGPETQEKLPSTAEVKEDSAYGSQSVEQETEKLGPPPEPPGGLCHGRPQPQVH, from the exons ATGGACAGTTGCTACGACCCA ggtctggatggcatcattgaataTGATGATTTCAAATTCAACCCGTCCATTGTGGAGCCCAAGGAGCCAGCCCCAGAGACAG ctgATGGTCCCTACCTGGTGATCGTGGAACAGCCTAAGCAG CGAGGCTTCCGATTTCGATATGGCTGTGAAGGCCCTTCCCATGGAGGACTGCCAGGAGCCTCTAGCGAGAAGGGACGGAAGACTTATCCCACTGTCAAG ATCTGTAACTACGAGGGACCTGCCAAGATTGAGGTGGACCTGGTAACACACAGTGACCCGCCTCGTGCCCATGCCCACAGTCTGGTGGGCAAACAGTGCTCGGAGCTGGGGGTCTGCGCAGTGTCTGTGGGGCCCAAGGACATGACTGCCCA ATTTAACAACCTGGGTGTCCTCCATGTGACCAAAAAGAACATGATGGAGATTATGATACAAAAACTTCAGAGGCAGCGTCTTCGCTCCAGGCCCCAGGGCCTTACGG AGGCTGAGCGTCGAGAGCTGGAGCAGGAGGCCAAGGAACTGAAGAAGGTGATGGATCTGAGCATTGTGCGACTGCGCTTTTCTGCCTTCCTTCGAGCCAGTGATGGCTCCTTCTCTCTGCCCCTGAAGCCAGTTATCTCCCAGCCCATACATGACAGCA AGTCTCCTGGAGCCTCAAACCTGAAGATTTCTCGAATGGACAAGACAGCTGGCTCTGTGCGGGGTGGAGATGAGGTTTATCTGCTCTGTGACAAGGTGCAGAAAG ATTCAATTTTCCCTGTAGATGACATTGAGGTTCGGTTCTACGAGGATGATGAGAATGGATGGCAGGCCTTTGGGGACTTCTCTCCCACAGATGTTCACAAACAG TATGCCATTGTGTTCCGGACACCTCCCTATCACAAGATGAAGATTGAGCGTCCTGTAACCGTGTTCCTGCAACTGAAACGCAAGCGTGGGGGGGACGTCTCTGACTCCAAACAGTTCACCTATTATCCTCTGGTAGAAG ACAAGGAGGAGGTGCAGCGGAAGCGGAGGAAAGCCTTGCCCACCTTCTCCCAGCCCTTTGGGGGTGGCTCCCACATGGGTGGAGGCTCTGGGGGCTCGGCTGGGGGTtatggaggagctggaggaggag GTGGCAGCCTCGGCTttttcccctcctccttggcCTACAGCCCCTACCAGTCGGGCGCGGCCCCAATGGGCTGCTACccgggaggcgggggtggggcgcAGATGGCCGCCGAGACGCCTAGTGTGGATGCTGGGGAGGAAGCAGCAGAGCCGAGCGCGCCCCCCGGGACGCCCCAGCGCGAACAGCAAACCCCGGAGCTGCTGCATCGAG CCCGGGAGTACAACGCACGCCTGTTCGGCCTGGCGCAGCGCAGCGCTCGAGCCTTGCTGGACTACGGCGTCACGGCGGACGCACGCTCGCTGCTGGCGGGACAGCGCCACCTGCTGACTGCACAGGATGAGAACGGAGACAC GCCACTGCACTTGGCCATCATCCACGGGCAGACCACCGTCATTGAGCAGATAGCCCACGTCATCTACCACGCCCCACACCTCGGCGTGGTTAATATCACCAATCACTTGCACCAG aCGCCCCTGCACCTGGCAGTGATCACGGGGCAGACGAAGGTGGTGAGCTTCCTGCTGCAGGTGGGCGCAGACCCAGCACTGCTGGATCGGCATGGAGACTCAGCAGTGCACCTGGCACTCCGGGCAGGTGCCAGCGCCCCCGACATGCTGTGCGCCCTGCTGCGGAGTGGGGTTCCTGCCATGCCCCAACTGCTGCATGTACCCGACTTCGAAG GGCTATACCCAGTCCACCTGGCAGTCCGTGCCCGAAGCCCCGAATGCCTCGATCTGCTGGTGGAGAGTGGGGCTGAAGTGGAGGCTGCAGAGCGGCAGGGGGGCCGGACAGCCCTGCATCTAGCCACAGAGATGGAGGAGCTGGGGTTGGTCACCCATCTCGTCACCAAG CTCCGGGCCAACGTGAATGCCCGCACCTTTGCGGGAAACACACCCCTACACTTGGCAGCTGGACTGGGATCCCCAACCCTCACCCGCCTCCTTCTGAAGGCTG GTGCTGACGTCCACGCAGAGAACGAGGAGCCCCTGTGCCCACTGCCTTCGCCTCCCACCTCTGGTAGTGACTCAGATTCCGAGAGCCCTGAGAGGGACACCCGAGGCAGCTTCCGGGGCCACACACCTCTTGACCTCACTCGCAGCAGCAAG GTGAAGACCTTGCTGCTAAATGCTGCTCAGGACACCATGGCGCCGCCGCTGACCCCGCCCAGCCCTGCAG GGCCAGAGATACCCCTTGAAGATACAGTCCTACAGAACCTGGAGCATCTGCTTGATGGGCCAGGAGCCCAGGGCAGCTGGGTGGAGCTGGCAGAACGGCTGGGGTTGCGCAGTCTGGTGGACACGTATCGAAGGACAGCCTCGCCCAGTGGCAGCCTCCTGCGCAGTTACCAG cTGGCTGGTGGCGACTGGACGGGCCTGCTGAATGCTCTGTCTGACAtgggcctggaggagggggtgaggCTGCTGAAGGGTCCAGAGACCCAGGAAAAGCTGCCCAGCACAG CAGAGGTGAAGGAGGACAGTGCCTATGGGAGCCAGTCGGTGGAACAGGAAACAGAGAAGCTGGGCCcaccccctgagccaccaggagggcTCTGCCACGGGCGGCCCCAGCCTCAGGTGCACTGA
- the NFKB2 gene encoding nuclear factor NF-kappa-B p100 subunit isoform X4: MDSCYDPGLDGIIEYDDFKFNPSIVEPKEPAPETADGPYLVIVEQPKQRGFRFRYGCEGPSHGGLPGASSEKGRKTYPTVKICNYEGPAKIEVDLVTHSDPPRAHAHSLVGKQCSELGVCAVSVGPKDMTAQFNNLGVLHVTKKNMMEIMIQKLQRQRLRSRPQGLTEAERRELEQEAKELKKVMDLSIVRLRFSAFLRASDGSFSLPLKPVISQPIHDSKSPGASNLKISRMDKTAGSVRGGDEVYLLCDKVQKDDIEVRFYEDDENGWQAFGDFSPTDVHKQYAIVFRTPPYHKMKIERPVTVFLQLKRKRGGDVSDSKQFTYYPLVEDKEEVQRKRRKALPTFSQPFGGGSHMGGGSGGSAGGYGGAGGGGGSLGFFPSSLAYSPYQSGAAPMGCYPGGGGGAQMAAETPSVDAGEEAAEPSAPPGTPQREQQTPELLHRAREYNARLFGLAQRSARALLDYGVTADARSLLAGQRHLLTAQDENGDTPLHLAIIHGQTTVIEQIAHVIYHAPHLGVVNITNHLHQTPLHLAVITGQTKVVSFLLQVGADPALLDRHGDSAVHLALRAGASAPDMLCALLRSGVPAMPQLLHVPDFEGLYPVHLAVRARSPECLDLLVESGAEVEAAERQGGRTALHLATEMEELGLVTHLVTKLRANVNARTFAGNTPLHLAAGLGSPTLTRLLLKAGADVHAENEEPLCPLPSPPTSGSDSDSESPERDTRGSFRGHTPLDLTRSSKVKTLLLNAAQDTMAPPLTPPSPAGPEIPLEDTVLQNLEHLLDGPGAQGSWVELAERLGLRSLVDTYRRTASPSGSLLRSYQLAGGDWTGLLNALSDMGLEEGVRLLKGPETQEKLPSTEVKEDSAYGSQSVEQETEKLGPPPEPPGGLCHGRPQPQVH, from the exons ATGGACAGTTGCTACGACCCA ggtctggatggcatcattgaataTGATGATTTCAAATTCAACCCGTCCATTGTGGAGCCCAAGGAGCCAGCCCCAGAGACAG ctgATGGTCCCTACCTGGTGATCGTGGAACAGCCTAAGCAG CGAGGCTTCCGATTTCGATATGGCTGTGAAGGCCCTTCCCATGGAGGACTGCCAGGAGCCTCTAGCGAGAAGGGACGGAAGACTTATCCCACTGTCAAG ATCTGTAACTACGAGGGACCTGCCAAGATTGAGGTGGACCTGGTAACACACAGTGACCCGCCTCGTGCCCATGCCCACAGTCTGGTGGGCAAACAGTGCTCGGAGCTGGGGGTCTGCGCAGTGTCTGTGGGGCCCAAGGACATGACTGCCCA ATTTAACAACCTGGGTGTCCTCCATGTGACCAAAAAGAACATGATGGAGATTATGATACAAAAACTTCAGAGGCAGCGTCTTCGCTCCAGGCCCCAGGGCCTTACGG AGGCTGAGCGTCGAGAGCTGGAGCAGGAGGCCAAGGAACTGAAGAAGGTGATGGATCTGAGCATTGTGCGACTGCGCTTTTCTGCCTTCCTTCGAGCCAGTGATGGCTCCTTCTCTCTGCCCCTGAAGCCAGTTATCTCCCAGCCCATACATGACAGCA AGTCTCCTGGAGCCTCAAACCTGAAGATTTCTCGAATGGACAAGACAGCTGGCTCTGTGCGGGGTGGAGATGAGGTTTATCTGCTCTGTGACAAGGTGCAGAAAG ATGACATTGAGGTTCGGTTCTACGAGGATGATGAGAATGGATGGCAGGCCTTTGGGGACTTCTCTCCCACAGATGTTCACAAACAG TATGCCATTGTGTTCCGGACACCTCCCTATCACAAGATGAAGATTGAGCGTCCTGTAACCGTGTTCCTGCAACTGAAACGCAAGCGTGGGGGGGACGTCTCTGACTCCAAACAGTTCACCTATTATCCTCTGGTAGAAG ACAAGGAGGAGGTGCAGCGGAAGCGGAGGAAAGCCTTGCCCACCTTCTCCCAGCCCTTTGGGGGTGGCTCCCACATGGGTGGAGGCTCTGGGGGCTCGGCTGGGGGTtatggaggagctggaggaggag GTGGCAGCCTCGGCTttttcccctcctccttggcCTACAGCCCCTACCAGTCGGGCGCGGCCCCAATGGGCTGCTACccgggaggcgggggtggggcgcAGATGGCCGCCGAGACGCCTAGTGTGGATGCTGGGGAGGAAGCAGCAGAGCCGAGCGCGCCCCCCGGGACGCCCCAGCGCGAACAGCAAACCCCGGAGCTGCTGCATCGAG CCCGGGAGTACAACGCACGCCTGTTCGGCCTGGCGCAGCGCAGCGCTCGAGCCTTGCTGGACTACGGCGTCACGGCGGACGCACGCTCGCTGCTGGCGGGACAGCGCCACCTGCTGACTGCACAGGATGAGAACGGAGACAC GCCACTGCACTTGGCCATCATCCACGGGCAGACCACCGTCATTGAGCAGATAGCCCACGTCATCTACCACGCCCCACACCTCGGCGTGGTTAATATCACCAATCACTTGCACCAG aCGCCCCTGCACCTGGCAGTGATCACGGGGCAGACGAAGGTGGTGAGCTTCCTGCTGCAGGTGGGCGCAGACCCAGCACTGCTGGATCGGCATGGAGACTCAGCAGTGCACCTGGCACTCCGGGCAGGTGCCAGCGCCCCCGACATGCTGTGCGCCCTGCTGCGGAGTGGGGTTCCTGCCATGCCCCAACTGCTGCATGTACCCGACTTCGAAG GGCTATACCCAGTCCACCTGGCAGTCCGTGCCCGAAGCCCCGAATGCCTCGATCTGCTGGTGGAGAGTGGGGCTGAAGTGGAGGCTGCAGAGCGGCAGGGGGGCCGGACAGCCCTGCATCTAGCCACAGAGATGGAGGAGCTGGGGTTGGTCACCCATCTCGTCACCAAG CTCCGGGCCAACGTGAATGCCCGCACCTTTGCGGGAAACACACCCCTACACTTGGCAGCTGGACTGGGATCCCCAACCCTCACCCGCCTCCTTCTGAAGGCTG GTGCTGACGTCCACGCAGAGAACGAGGAGCCCCTGTGCCCACTGCCTTCGCCTCCCACCTCTGGTAGTGACTCAGATTCCGAGAGCCCTGAGAGGGACACCCGAGGCAGCTTCCGGGGCCACACACCTCTTGACCTCACTCGCAGCAGCAAG GTGAAGACCTTGCTGCTAAATGCTGCTCAGGACACCATGGCGCCGCCGCTGACCCCGCCCAGCCCTGCAG GGCCAGAGATACCCCTTGAAGATACAGTCCTACAGAACCTGGAGCATCTGCTTGATGGGCCAGGAGCCCAGGGCAGCTGGGTGGAGCTGGCAGAACGGCTGGGGTTGCGCAGTCTGGTGGACACGTATCGAAGGACAGCCTCGCCCAGTGGCAGCCTCCTGCGCAGTTACCAG cTGGCTGGTGGCGACTGGACGGGCCTGCTGAATGCTCTGTCTGACAtgggcctggaggagggggtgaggCTGCTGAAGGGTCCAGAGACCCAGGAAAAGCTGCCCAGCACAG AGGTGAAGGAGGACAGTGCCTATGGGAGCCAGTCGGTGGAACAGGAAACAGAGAAGCTGGGCCcaccccctgagccaccaggagggcTCTGCCACGGGCGGCCCCAGCCTCAGGTGCACTGA
- the NFKB2 gene encoding nuclear factor NF-kappa-B p100 subunit isoform X3, whose protein sequence is MDSCYDPGLDGIIEYDDFKFNPSIVEPKEPAPETADGPYLVIVEQPKQRGFRFRYGCEGPSHGGLPGASSEKGRKTYPTVKICNYEGPAKIEVDLVTHSDPPRAHAHSLVGKQCSELGVCAVSVGPKDMTAQFNNLGVLHVTKKNMMEIMIQKLQRQRLRSRPQGLTEAERRELEQEAKELKKVMDLSIVRLRFSAFLRASDGSFSLPLKPVISQPIHDSKSPGASNLKISRMDKTAGSVRGGDEVYLLCDKVQKDDIEVRFYEDDENGWQAFGDFSPTDVHKQYAIVFRTPPYHKMKIERPVTVFLQLKRKRGGDVSDSKQFTYYPLVEDKEEVQRKRRKALPTFSQPFGGGSHMGGGSGGSAGGYGGAGGGGGSLGFFPSSLAYSPYQSGAAPMGCYPGGGGGAQMAAETPSVDAGEEAAEPSAPPGTPQREQQTPELLHRAREYNARLFGLAQRSARALLDYGVTADARSLLAGQRHLLTAQDENGDTPLHLAIIHGQTTVIEQIAHVIYHAPHLGVVNITNHLHQTPLHLAVITGQTKVVSFLLQVGADPALLDRHGDSAVHLALRAGASAPDMLCALLRSGVPAMPQLLHVPDFEGLYPVHLAVRARSPECLDLLVESGAEVEAAERQGGRTALHLATEMEELGLVTHLVTKLRANVNARTFAGNTPLHLAAGLGSPTLTRLLLKAGADVHAENEEPLCPLPSPPTSGSDSDSESPERDTRGSFRGHTPLDLTRSSKVKTLLLNAAQDTMAPPLTPPSPAGPEIPLEDTVLQNLEHLLDGPGAQGSWVELAERLGLRSLVDTYRRTASPSGSLLRSYQLAGGDWTGLLNALSDMGLEEGVRLLKGPETQEKLPSTAEVKEDSAYGSQSVEQETEKLGPPPEPPGGLCHGRPQPQVH, encoded by the exons ATGGACAGTTGCTACGACCCA ggtctggatggcatcattgaataTGATGATTTCAAATTCAACCCGTCCATTGTGGAGCCCAAGGAGCCAGCCCCAGAGACAG ctgATGGTCCCTACCTGGTGATCGTGGAACAGCCTAAGCAG CGAGGCTTCCGATTTCGATATGGCTGTGAAGGCCCTTCCCATGGAGGACTGCCAGGAGCCTCTAGCGAGAAGGGACGGAAGACTTATCCCACTGTCAAG ATCTGTAACTACGAGGGACCTGCCAAGATTGAGGTGGACCTGGTAACACACAGTGACCCGCCTCGTGCCCATGCCCACAGTCTGGTGGGCAAACAGTGCTCGGAGCTGGGGGTCTGCGCAGTGTCTGTGGGGCCCAAGGACATGACTGCCCA ATTTAACAACCTGGGTGTCCTCCATGTGACCAAAAAGAACATGATGGAGATTATGATACAAAAACTTCAGAGGCAGCGTCTTCGCTCCAGGCCCCAGGGCCTTACGG AGGCTGAGCGTCGAGAGCTGGAGCAGGAGGCCAAGGAACTGAAGAAGGTGATGGATCTGAGCATTGTGCGACTGCGCTTTTCTGCCTTCCTTCGAGCCAGTGATGGCTCCTTCTCTCTGCCCCTGAAGCCAGTTATCTCCCAGCCCATACATGACAGCA AGTCTCCTGGAGCCTCAAACCTGAAGATTTCTCGAATGGACAAGACAGCTGGCTCTGTGCGGGGTGGAGATGAGGTTTATCTGCTCTGTGACAAGGTGCAGAAAG ATGACATTGAGGTTCGGTTCTACGAGGATGATGAGAATGGATGGCAGGCCTTTGGGGACTTCTCTCCCACAGATGTTCACAAACAG TATGCCATTGTGTTCCGGACACCTCCCTATCACAAGATGAAGATTGAGCGTCCTGTAACCGTGTTCCTGCAACTGAAACGCAAGCGTGGGGGGGACGTCTCTGACTCCAAACAGTTCACCTATTATCCTCTGGTAGAAG ACAAGGAGGAGGTGCAGCGGAAGCGGAGGAAAGCCTTGCCCACCTTCTCCCAGCCCTTTGGGGGTGGCTCCCACATGGGTGGAGGCTCTGGGGGCTCGGCTGGGGGTtatggaggagctggaggaggag GTGGCAGCCTCGGCTttttcccctcctccttggcCTACAGCCCCTACCAGTCGGGCGCGGCCCCAATGGGCTGCTACccgggaggcgggggtggggcgcAGATGGCCGCCGAGACGCCTAGTGTGGATGCTGGGGAGGAAGCAGCAGAGCCGAGCGCGCCCCCCGGGACGCCCCAGCGCGAACAGCAAACCCCGGAGCTGCTGCATCGAG CCCGGGAGTACAACGCACGCCTGTTCGGCCTGGCGCAGCGCAGCGCTCGAGCCTTGCTGGACTACGGCGTCACGGCGGACGCACGCTCGCTGCTGGCGGGACAGCGCCACCTGCTGACTGCACAGGATGAGAACGGAGACAC GCCACTGCACTTGGCCATCATCCACGGGCAGACCACCGTCATTGAGCAGATAGCCCACGTCATCTACCACGCCCCACACCTCGGCGTGGTTAATATCACCAATCACTTGCACCAG aCGCCCCTGCACCTGGCAGTGATCACGGGGCAGACGAAGGTGGTGAGCTTCCTGCTGCAGGTGGGCGCAGACCCAGCACTGCTGGATCGGCATGGAGACTCAGCAGTGCACCTGGCACTCCGGGCAGGTGCCAGCGCCCCCGACATGCTGTGCGCCCTGCTGCGGAGTGGGGTTCCTGCCATGCCCCAACTGCTGCATGTACCCGACTTCGAAG GGCTATACCCAGTCCACCTGGCAGTCCGTGCCCGAAGCCCCGAATGCCTCGATCTGCTGGTGGAGAGTGGGGCTGAAGTGGAGGCTGCAGAGCGGCAGGGGGGCCGGACAGCCCTGCATCTAGCCACAGAGATGGAGGAGCTGGGGTTGGTCACCCATCTCGTCACCAAG CTCCGGGCCAACGTGAATGCCCGCACCTTTGCGGGAAACACACCCCTACACTTGGCAGCTGGACTGGGATCCCCAACCCTCACCCGCCTCCTTCTGAAGGCTG GTGCTGACGTCCACGCAGAGAACGAGGAGCCCCTGTGCCCACTGCCTTCGCCTCCCACCTCTGGTAGTGACTCAGATTCCGAGAGCCCTGAGAGGGACACCCGAGGCAGCTTCCGGGGCCACACACCTCTTGACCTCACTCGCAGCAGCAAG GTGAAGACCTTGCTGCTAAATGCTGCTCAGGACACCATGGCGCCGCCGCTGACCCCGCCCAGCCCTGCAG GGCCAGAGATACCCCTTGAAGATACAGTCCTACAGAACCTGGAGCATCTGCTTGATGGGCCAGGAGCCCAGGGCAGCTGGGTGGAGCTGGCAGAACGGCTGGGGTTGCGCAGTCTGGTGGACACGTATCGAAGGACAGCCTCGCCCAGTGGCAGCCTCCTGCGCAGTTACCAG cTGGCTGGTGGCGACTGGACGGGCCTGCTGAATGCTCTGTCTGACAtgggcctggaggagggggtgaggCTGCTGAAGGGTCCAGAGACCCAGGAAAAGCTGCCCAGCACAG CAGAGGTGAAGGAGGACAGTGCCTATGGGAGCCAGTCGGTGGAACAGGAAACAGAGAAGCTGGGCCcaccccctgagccaccaggagggcTCTGCCACGGGCGGCCCCAGCCTCAGGTGCACTGA